The Pseudomonas sp. FP2309 genomic sequence CGATCCTCGGCGTCTTTCTTGCTGCAGCCCAGCACCCGGCGCGGCGCCATGGTGATGTTTTCCAGCACGCTCATGTGGCTCCACAGGTTGAAGTGCTGGAACACCATCGCCAGGCGCGTGCGCAGGCGCTGCAGTTCGGCGTCGTCGGCCACGCGCATGCCGTGGCGATCGCTGACCATGCGGATTGGCTGACCATCAAGGGTCATGGCGCCGTCGTCTGGGGTTTCCAGGAAGTTGATGCAGCGCAAAAAGGTACTTTTACCTGAGCCGCTGGCGCCGATCAGGCTGATCACGTCACCGGTCCTGGCCTTGAGCGAAACACCTTTGAGCACCTCATTGTCGCCATAGCTTTTATGCAGGCCTTCAACGGTCAATTTGTACATGGGGCGTGCATCCTCAAGGCGAAAGTAGGTAGCCGCTACGGTAGGCCTGGGTCCCTGCGACATGGCCGATGACCATCCCTGCAGTGGCCATGCGGCGTAGCGAACGGGCGTAAAGCAGGCCTGCGTTTTGGCAGTACACTGGCGTTACGCGGTCGGTAATGGGGTCGATGATTTCGGCGAGCAGTTGCCCGGCTTCCAGGTGTTCGCCGGGCAGGGCGCTGAACACCAGCAGGCCGCCGACCGGCGTGACCACCGGCTCAACGCCCGCCAGCGGGGTGGCCGGGTAGGGCAGGTCGGGCAGTGGCGCCGGGTCGCCGGTAATGGCGCCGAAGTGAATCAGGTAGTTGATGATCGCCTGGCAGTCGAGGCTGGCCAGGCCGTGGTTGACGTCACCCTGGCCACGCAGCTCGACCGTCACCGAAAAGCTGCCCATGGGAATCGGGAAGCGCTCGCCGAAACGTTGCTGCAATTGCCACCACACCAGGGTGAAACACTCATCGAAGGACTGCCCGCCGGAGTCGGTGGCCAGCAAGTTGGCCTCCGAGCCGATATAGCGCGCCAGCGGTTCCACCAGCGGCCAGGCGGCAGGCGTGGTGTACAGGTGCGCCACGGCTTCGAAGTCGCAGTGCAGGTCGAGCACCATGTCCGCATCACAGGCCAGGCGTTGCAGCACCAGGCGCTGGGATTGCAATTGCGTCGCCGCGGTCTGCCCGGCCAGCGCCATGTTCAGTGCAGCGCGGATCAGTTCGGCGTTGTGCTGGGGATCGTCACCGAGCAGGTTCTCGACCTGATCGCCCACCTCCTCGCTGAGGTCGACAAACAGGCGATTGAAGTTCTGCCCGCTTTCCAGCTCATAACGGCCCAGCGGGGTGTCCATCAATACCTGTTCCAGGCCTGCCGGGTTGGCGATGGGCACCAGCACGATCTCGCTCACCAAGCGCCCGGCGGCCGCCAATTCGGCCAGGCGCACCTTCAAGTGCCACGCCACCAACATGCCCGGCAGTTCGTCGGCATGCAGCGATGACTGTATGTACACCTTGCCCGTGGCCTGGGGCGGGCCGAAGTGAAAACTGTGAATCTGCCGCGCGGTGCCGGGCACCGGCGCGATCAGTTCGTGTACCTGATGACGCATACGGTCTCCTTAGTGGCTAGGCCCGAGAAAGGCCAGCCAGCGGCGCTCCGCGAGCCGGAACAGGCCGACCAGGGCGAAGGTCACGGCCAGGTAGATCAGCGCCGCGATGCCGAACGATTGAAAGGTCATGAAGGTGGCCGAGTTGGCGTCCCGCGCGACTTTGAGAATGTCCGGGATGGTGGCGGTAAACGCCACCGTGGTCGAGTGCAGCATCAGGATCACTTCGTTGCTGTAGTAGGGCAACGAGCGGCGCAGCGCCGAAGGCATGATCACGTACGCGTACAGCTTCCAGCCGCTGAGGCCGTAAGCCTTGGCCGCTTCGACTTCGCCATGGGCCATGCTGCGGATCGCTCCGGCGAAGATCTCCGTTGTGTAGGCGCAGGTGTTGAGCGCGAAGGCCAGAATCGTGCAGTTCATCGCATCACGAAAGAACGCATCCAGCACCGGTTGAGCACGCACGGCGGCGATGCTGTAGATGCCGGTGTAACAGATCAGCAACTGTATATAGAGCGGCGTGCCGCGAAACAGGTAGGTGTAGAACTGCACCGGCCAACGCACCAGGCGCCTGCGCGACACGCGGGCGATGGACAGCGGAATCGACACGACAAAGCCGATGATCAGCGCGGCGCTGAGTAACCACAGAGTCATTGCCAGGCCGGTGATGTGCTGGCCGTCGCTGTAAAGGAACGGGCGCCAGTATTCCTGCAAGAGTTCGATCATCGCACTGCCTCCCGGGCGCCTGCGGAGTAGCGACGTTCCAGGCGTCGCAAGACAAAGTTGGACGCGCTGGTGATCAGCAGGTAGATCAAGGCGGCCAGCACCAGGAAATAGAACAGTTGATAGGTGCTCTTGCCGGCGTCCTGGGCGGCTTTGACCAGGTCGGCCAGGCCGATGATCGACACCAGCGCGGTGGCCTTGAGCATCACCATCCAGTTATTGCCGATGCCCGGCAGGGCAAAGCGCATCATCTGCGGGAAGGTCACGTAGCGGAACCGCTGCCCGCGCTTGAGTCCATAGGCGGTGGCGGCTTCCAACTGGCCACGGGGCACGGCAAGGATCGCGCCGCGGAACGTCTCGGTGAAGTACGCACCATAGATAAAGCCCAGGGTGATGACCCCGGCGCTGAATGGGTCGATCTCGATGTACTCCCATTCCATAAAATCGGTAAGGCCGGTCAGCCAGGTTTGCAGGCTGTAGAAAATCAGCAGCATCAGCACCAGGTCGGGTACACCGCGAATCAATGTGGTGTAGAGCTGGGCGGGAATGCGCAGGAAGGGCAGGCTGGAGAGTTTGGCGCTGGCGCCGAGCAGGCCCAGCAACACGCTGACGGCCAGGGACAGCACCGACAACTTGAGGGTCATCCAGGTGCCTTGCAGCAACAACGGGCCGAAACCCTTCAGGCTGAACGCGCTCAGCCCGAGGGTTTGCAACAGATCTTCGAACATAAATCAGGACCTATGGCGATAAAAAAGCGCCCCTCCAGCGGAGGAGCGCCCCAGGCATTATTTGCCGCTGTACAGGTTCAGATCGCCAAAGTGTTTTTTCTGGATAGTGGCGTAGGTGCCATCATCGTGTAACGCTTTGATACCTTTATCCAAAAGCGCCTTGAGCTCAGTGTTACCTTTTTTGATACCGATCGCGGTTTTCGACGGCAGCAGCGGGTCATCAATTGCCGCGCTGACTTCGTAGCCGGCACCGGCCGGCGACTTCAGAAAGCCCAGTTCGGCTTGCAGCATGTCTTGTACGGAGGCGTCGAGGCGGCCGGAGGTCAGGTCAGCGTAGACCTGGTCCTGGTTGGCGTAGGCCTTGGTGGTCACGCCGGCCTTGTCCAGCACGGCCTTGGCGTAGGCTTCCTGGATGGTGCCTTGCTCGTAGCCCACGGATTTGCCCTTGAGCGACTCAGGGGTGGAGTAGCCTGCGCCTTTTTTGAACACCAGCGAGGTTGGGCCGGAGAACAGTTCGTTGGAGAAGTCGATGGCCTTTTCACGCACCGGGGTCACGGTCATGGACGAAATCACGCCGTCGAACTTGTTGGCCTTCAGGCCTGGAATCATGCCGTCGAAGTCACTTTCGACCCACTTACACTTGACCTTCAGCTCGGCACAGATGGCATTGCCCAGGTCGATATCGAAGCCTACCAGGCTGCCGTCGGCGGCTTTGGATTCGAACGGTGCGTAGGACGGATCGACACCAAAACGCAATTCCTTGTATTCCTTGGCCAGCGCGGTACCTGCGGCCATGCACAGAGCCAGTGCAGAAAGGGTCAGCAATGCTTTTTTCATTATGTAATCCCTGGAAACCAAGATAAGCGCTTGTGGCGCGTTTAGGACTGTTACTGAACGGTGTCAGACGGGTCACTGGTAGCAATTTCTGCACCATAGTTCCGAATGCGCTTGCGAATGGTCGTTTTAAAAGGAAGGAAGAGGGTTTTTGGAGTGTAGGTGATGCCCATTTTTGGGCATCGAAAAAACGCTGCTTTTTTTTGGTGCGCGTCTGGTCAACTTAACAAGTCCTGCAAGGTTGCCAAGCTGTCTGCCTCGTCCACCGCTTTATCCTGCCGCCAGCGCAGCATCCTGGGGAAACGCACCGCGATCCCGCTCTTGTGGCGCTTGGACAGGGCAATGCCTTCAAAGCCCAATTCGAACACCATGCTCGGTGTCACGCTGCTGACCGGGCCGAATTTCTCCACGGTGGTCTTGCGCACAACCGCGTCGACTTTGCGCATTTCCTCGTCAGTCAGCCCTGAATAGGCCTTGGCGAACGGCACCAGGCTGCGCTCGCTGCCGGGCGGGCCATCCCACACGGCGAAGGTGTAATCGCTGTACAAGCTGGCGCGCCGGCCGTGCCCGCGTTGGGCGTAGATCAATACCGCGTCGACGCTGAACGGGTCGACTTTCCATTTCCACCACAGGCCCATGTCCTTGGTGCGACCGACGCCGTAGAGGCCGCTGCGATCCTTGAGCATCATGCCTTCCACGCCGAGGCTGCGGGAGGCTTCGCGTTGCCGGGCCAAGTCCTGCCAGGTGGCGCCCGTCAGCAACGGCGAAGGCCGCAAGACGGGCTGGTCGCACCTGTCAATCACCTGCTCCAATCGGGTGCGACGTTCTGCCAGGGCGTGGTTGCGCCAATCCTCACCCTCATGCTCCAGCAGGTCATAGGCCAGGATCGCCACCGGCGCATCCTCCAGTACCTTTTTGCTCAAAGTCTTGCGACCGATGCGCTGTTGCAACAGGGCGAACGGCTGCACCGCGTCCTTCCACACCACGATTTCGCCGTCGATCACCGTGCCGTCGGGCAGGCCACTGACCAGGCTGTGGAGTTCCGGAAAGCGTTCGGTGACCAACTCTTCGCCTCGGGACCAGACCCACAACCGGCCCTCGCGTTTAACCAATTGCGCGCGAATACCGTCCCACTTCCACTCTACCTGCCAGTCCGCGGGCGGGCCGAGCAGGGCATCGAATTGTTCCGGCGGTTGCGCCAGCCCATGGGCCAGAAAAAACGGATAAGGCTGACCGCCCCGCTGCGCATGCTCGTCAGCGGATTCGGCGGCAATCAGTTTGAGGTAGCCCTGGGGCGTAGGACGATTGGACAGATCGGTGTAGCCCACCAGACGCTGGGCGACCCGCTTGCTGTCCAGTCCGGCCATGGCCGCAAGCGCGCGGGTCACCAGGAGTTTGGACACGCCGACGCGGAAGCTGCCGGTGATCAGCTTGATGCACACCATCAGGCTGGGTTGATCCAGTTGCGCCCACAGCGCCGGCAAGCGCTCGGCCAGGTCCAGGGGCGACAGGCCGCGCAGGGGCAGGAGCTTTTCTTCGAGCCACACCGCCAGGCCGTCTTCTGAGGTGTAGGTCGATTCGGGCAGCAGCAGGGAAATGGTCTCGGCGAGGTCGCCCACCGATTGGTAGCTCTCCTCGAACAGCCACGGCTCGATGCCGGCGGCTTCGGTTGCCATGTCCCGCAGCAGGCGCGTGGGCACCAGCTGTCGGGGCCGCCCGCCGGATAAAAAGTACACCGCCCAGGCGGCGTCCTGTGGGGGAGCCTGCAGGAAATAGGCTTGCAACGCCGCGAGCTTGGCGTTGCTGGAGGTGGTGGCGTCGAGGTTGGCGTACAACTCGGCGAAGGCCTTCATGCCGTGGCTTCCTCTTCATCATCGCCGTATTCGGTGCTGAAGCCTTGGGCGTCCAGGCCTTTCTCGCGCAGGTGGCGCACCAAGACGCCGACGGAGCCGTGGGTAACCATCACCCGCTCAGCGCCGGTTTGCTCGATGGCCCACAACAGGCCTGGCCAGTCGGCGTGATCCGACAGCACAAAGCCACGGTCCACCCCACGCCGCCGCCTTGTGCCGCGCAGGCGCATCCAGCCGCTGGCGAAGGCGTCGCTGTAGTCGCCAAAGCGCTTGATCCAACTGCTGCCCCCGGCGGACGGCGGGGCGATGATCAGGGCCTGGCGCAGCAACGGGTCGGTTTTTTTGAAGTCGCCGGCGTAAAGGGTCTCGGGAATGTAGATGCCGGCCTCGCGATAAACCCGGTTCAGCGGCTCGACGGCACCATGGCTGAGAATCGGGCCGATGCCGGCGTCGATCCCATGCAGGATGCGCTGAGCCTTGCCGAAGGAATAGCAGAACAACACGCTGGCCTTGCCGAGCGCGACGTTGCCCTGCCACCAGTCGTTGATGCCGGCAAAGATCTGCGCCTGGGGCTGCCAGCGGTAGATCGGCAGGCCGAAGGTGGATTCGGTGATGAACGTATGGCAGCGCACCGGCTCGAAGGGCGCGCAGGTGCCATCGGGCTCGACCTTGTAATCGCCCGACGCCACCCAGACTTCGCCCCCATACTCCAGGCGCACCTGGGCCGAGCCGAGCACGTGCCCTGCCGGGTGGAAACTCAAGGTCACGCCGTGGTGCAGCAACCGTTCGCCATAGGCCAGGGTTTGCAGGTTGATGTCCTGGCCCAGGCGCGAACGCAGGATGCCTTCGCCGGGCGCGGCGGCCAGGTAGTGGGTGTTGCCGGTACGCGCGTGGTCGCCGTGGGCATGGGTGATGACCGCACGTTCAACCGGGCGCCAGGGGTCGATGTAGAAGTCTCCGGCAGGGCAGTAAAGGCCCTCGGGGCGTGCGATGACAAGATCCATGGGCGTGCCGGGGGCGATGGGCTTATCAGGTATGAGGCGGGGGCGAACGCAGAAGTTCTATCGGAATGCACGCGGCGCCAATGTGGGGGGAACGCCCTCCCGCATTTGGCGCCGGTGACTTCAGATTATTTGCCCGGCGTGAGGGTCAGCCTGGCTTTGCCATACACTTTCTCGAAGTTTTGCGGCTGCATCGGAAAGCTCAGGTATTGCGCCTTGAGCGACGGCTCGATGCCATTGGCATAGTTGGGGCTGGCCGGGTTGCCGGATTGGCCGATGCCGCCTTGGCCCATCATCGGCTCCGTCTGGCTGAAGTCGACGATCATGCGCAGCGCCGGCACTTGGGTGGTGTCGAAGCTCTGCCCCCAGTTATACGGCGCGGGGTTCAGGGTGTTGTGGTCGCCGCCGGACGCCAGCGGGCCGCGGATCACTTGGCCCGTGGTGTTTTTCCAGGTGGTGCTGTGCAGTTTGCCCCATTGCCAGGCTTTGTGATCGGCACCCAACTGGCTGTCGCCGGCAGTTATCGCCGCGGCGAGGCTGCGGGCGAGGATCGCCGGCTTGTCTTCCTTTTGCGCGGTGCGCAGGTCATCCCAGAACGGGCTGTCTTCGCGGCCCAACAGGTGGTCGGCTTGCGCGGCGTAGGACAGGTTCGCGTTGCTCACGAAGGCTTTCCAACTGGCGCTGGTTTCCGGGCCCAGTTCGTCGAGGAAGATCTGTCGGGTGCTTTCCTGCAGGAACAACTCGTACAGCGCAGCGTCGGCGGATGTCGACGCGAGGCGTCCGTCGAAGGCCATCAGGCGAGCCAGCGCTTCGCGGGCCTTGGCCTGCTCGGCGGCGGGCAGGGCATCAATCGCCTGTTTCAGCGGTTGGGCCATGCCCGGTGCCTGGAACATGGTCTTCAGCTTGGCGGCGAAGAGGGTGGTCTGGTCGTATTGCATGGCAATCATGCTGCGCGTGTCGTGCTTGCCGGCATTGGCCAGTTGCGCCAGGCGCTCGCTGCGTTCCGGCGCATCCCAGGAATTGGACAACTGCATGCCGTAACCGCGCGGCGCGGTGCGCTGGTTGGCGGTGCCGATCCAGCCTTGGGCCGGGTCCTGATCGTAGGGGTGCAGCATCGCGTCGGCGTAACCGTCCCAGTCAAAGCGCGTGTCCCAGCCTGGCGAGGGCAACAGGCCTTCGCCTTCGCGGCGGTTGGGGAAGCGGCCGGTGACCTGCCAGCCAATACTGGTGGCGTCGGCAAACACCATGTTCAAAGCGATTGCGCGGATTTCCCGGGTCGCGTCCGATGCCTTGCCGATGGTTTGCGCGCGGGACAGGTCGAAGAACGCGTCCAGGCTTTTGTCGTCCTTGAAGTCGGCGGTTTGCAGGGCCAGGCCCAGGCCGCTGGTCAACGCCTGGCTGCTGTTGAGCAGGGCGCCGTGACGGGTTTCGTACACCACTTCGCGAATCGAGCGCTGGCCTTTGACGAAGAAGGTTTCGTTACGCACGCCGGCCGGCAGCCATTTGCCGTTGTTCTCGTAGTACAAGGCGTTGCCTTGGCGTTTGACCTTTTCGAGGAACAGGTCCTGGGTGTCACCCTTGACCGTGCTCATGCTCCACGCCACTTTGCCGTTGAACCCGGACAACAGCGTCGGCAGCCCGGCAATCGAGGCGCCGACGGCCTGGTATTTCGGTGCGCGGATCTGCACATAGTTCCACGGCGACGGGGCCTGCGGCTGGGCGGCGAGGTCGTTGGCCAACAGGCTTTTGCCGCTGCGGCTGCGTTGCGGGCCGATGGCCCAGTTGCTCGAGGTGGTGACAGCCAGCGAGTTGAGGCTGCTCAGTTGCTGGCTGACGGTATCGAGCCCCGCAAGGCCGGTGATCTGGCCGAGGTTCACACCTTTGAGTTTCTCGGCTTCGGCCAGGGGGATCGGTTCATCCGGTGCGCTTGGGGTGAGCCAGGCCAGCTTGTCGACGCCGACTTTTTGCGCGAGCACCAGGGCGGCCAACTCTTCCTGCAAGTTGGCCGATTCGCTGAAATTGAGCAGGCAGAACAGCAACGCCGAATCTTCCGGCTTCCAGTACTCGGGCTTATAGCCGGTCTGGGCCAGGTCCGGCGGCAGCTTGTCGCGGTAGCGGAACAGATAGGCGTTGACGCCCCGCGCATACACTTCGAAGAAACGCTTGAGGCGTGGACTGGAGGCGTTATACAGCTCGCCGGCGCTTTTTTTCAGGTTGACCGCGCGCATAAAGCGGTCGACATCCAGCACCTGCGGTCCGGACATCTCTGCCAGACGACCCTGGGCCAGCAGACGCAGCGTGACCATTTGGGTGATGCGATCACTGGCATGCACATAGCCAAGGCTGAACAGCGCGTCGTGGAAGGTGTTGCTCTCGATCAGCGGCATGCCTTGGGCATTGCGGCGCACCGAGACGTTCTGGGCCAAGCCTTTGATCGGTTGCACGCCGGCAACCGGTGGCAGGGTGTCCTGGGTGCTCTGGAGCTGGCAACCGGCCAGGCTTAATGCACTGGCCACTGCCGCGGCAACGCCGAACCGGGGAAGAAAATGTGAGAGGGCTGGCGAGGCCATGGCAAAGCTCCTGCGGGGGGTGGCGTCAGTAAAGGCGCTACGTTAGTGAGCGCGGCGAAACGACGCAAGCAGCAGTTTTGGCAATTGCGTGAGAACTTGAATCTTGCACAAACCAGTGTGGCGGCGGCTTGACTGCGCAGGCCTTCAGGTCAGGGTTTCGGCAGGTCCAGGTTCATGGCCTTGCGTCGGCCCTGGCGAGCAGTGTGAGGGAACGCGCTCCCTCACACACGTGAGCAGCCGGCGCGCTTTACGCCCCGTGGCACTTCTTGAATTTCTTCTCGCTGCCGCACGGGCACGGATCGTTGCGACCCACGTCCTTCAAGGCGTTGCGCACCGGCTCCTGGTGAGCGTGGCCGCAGTTGGGACCGTGGACATGGCCGTGGTCGTGATCATGGTGATCGTGATCGTGGTTGCAGTCAGGACCATGCACATGGGGTTGCTGAGTCATTGATGTCGCTCCGGAATAAAATCGCCGGGGATTATCACGCCATTGTGGGCGACCTGCACGTCATAACCGATGAATAATCCGGTTTTCAGCTCACCTTCCAGGCGATAGGGCACGGGTTTGTCGGGATTTTTCAGCATATGCACCACGTCGCGAATCTGCGGCCACAGGTTGGTGCGCACCGATACCTTGAAGAACGCATGGCCCCGGGGCGGGACGGTCAGCCATTCGTTGGACTCGCCTTCGGTGAGCACAAAGTCGTCCAGGGTGACCTTATAGATCAGGCCGCGCACGGTCAGGTCGGCGTCTTCACGGTTGTCCACGCGAAAGTACAGTTTGAACTTCTGCTCCAGCAGCTTGGCCCGCACCACTTCGACTTTGACCAGGGACACGTGGGGCGGCGGCGAATCGTCTTCGAACCAGGACGCACAGCCGCTCAGGCCAAACATTAACGCCAGCATCAAGCTGTAGATCCGGAGCATGGCGTGGGTCCTTGGTGGTCAGAAGTAGCCGGCGCAGCACTTCTTGAATTTTTGTCCGCTGCCGCACAGGC encodes the following:
- a CDS encoding ligase-associated DNA damage response exonuclease; protein product: MDLVIARPEGLYCPAGDFYIDPWRPVERAVITHAHGDHARTGNTHYLAAAPGEGILRSRLGQDINLQTLAYGERLLHHGVTLSFHPAGHVLGSAQVRLEYGGEVWVASGDYKVEPDGTCAPFEPVRCHTFITESTFGLPIYRWQPQAQIFAGINDWWQGNVALGKASVLFCYSFGKAQRILHGIDAGIGPILSHGAVEPLNRVYREAGIYIPETLYAGDFKKTDPLLRQALIIAPPSAGGSSWIKRFGDYSDAFASGWMRLRGTRRRRGVDRGFVLSDHADWPGLLWAIEQTGAERVMVTHGSVGVLVRHLREKGLDAQGFSTEYGDDEEEATA
- a CDS encoding LEA type 2 family protein, with product MLRIYSLMLALMFGLSGCASWFEDDSPPPHVSLVKVEVVRAKLLEQKFKLYFRVDNREDADLTVRGLIYKVTLDDFVLTEGESNEWLTVPPRGHAFFKVSVRTNLWPQIRDVVHMLKNPDKPVPYRLEGELKTGLFIGYDVQVAHNGVIIPGDFIPERHQ
- a CDS encoding ATP-dependent DNA ligase; this translates as MKAFAELYANLDATTSSNAKLAALQAYFLQAPPQDAAWAVYFLSGGRPRQLVPTRLLRDMATEAAGIEPWLFEESYQSVGDLAETISLLLPESTYTSEDGLAVWLEEKLLPLRGLSPLDLAERLPALWAQLDQPSLMVCIKLITGSFRVGVSKLLVTRALAAMAGLDSKRVAQRLVGYTDLSNRPTPQGYLKLIAAESADEHAQRGGQPYPFFLAHGLAQPPEQFDALLGPPADWQVEWKWDGIRAQLVKREGRLWVWSRGEELVTERFPELHSLVSGLPDGTVIDGEIVVWKDAVQPFALLQQRIGRKTLSKKVLEDAPVAILAYDLLEHEGEDWRNHALAERRTRLEQVIDRCDQPVLRPSPLLTGATWQDLARQREASRSLGVEGMMLKDRSGLYGVGRTKDMGLWWKWKVDPFSVDAVLIYAQRGHGRRASLYSDYTFAVWDGPPGSERSLVPFAKAYSGLTDEEMRKVDAVVRKTTVEKFGPVSSVTPSMVFELGFEGIALSKRHKSGIAVRFPRMLRWRQDKAVDEADSLATLQDLLS
- a CDS encoding transporter substrate-binding domain-containing protein, coding for MKKALLTLSALALCMAAGTALAKEYKELRFGVDPSYAPFESKAADGSLVGFDIDLGNAICAELKVKCKWVESDFDGMIPGLKANKFDGVISSMTVTPVREKAIDFSNELFSGPTSLVFKKGAGYSTPESLKGKSVGYEQGTIQEAYAKAVLDKAGVTTKAYANQDQVYADLTSGRLDASVQDMLQAELGFLKSPAGAGYEVSAAIDDPLLPSKTAIGIKKGNTELKALLDKGIKALHDDGTYATIQKKHFGDLNLYSGK
- a CDS encoding ABC transporter permease, with the protein product MIELLQEYWRPFLYSDGQHITGLAMTLWLLSAALIIGFVVSIPLSIARVSRRRLVRWPVQFYTYLFRGTPLYIQLLICYTGIYSIAAVRAQPVLDAFFRDAMNCTILAFALNTCAYTTEIFAGAIRSMAHGEVEAAKAYGLSGWKLYAYVIMPSALRRSLPYYSNEVILMLHSTTVAFTATIPDILKVARDANSATFMTFQSFGIAALIYLAVTFALVGLFRLAERRWLAFLGPSH
- a CDS encoding ABC transporter ATP-binding protein — translated: MYKLTVEGLHKSYGDNEVLKGVSLKARTGDVISLIGASGSGKSTFLRCINFLETPDDGAMTLDGQPIRMVSDRHGMRVADDAELQRLRTRLAMVFQHFNLWSHMSVLENITMAPRRVLGCSKKDAEDRARRYLDKVGLPARVADQYPAFLSGGQQQRVAIARALAMEPEVMLFDEPTSALDPELVGEVLKVIQGLAEEGRTMIMVTHEMSFARKVSSQVLFLHKGLVEEQGAPEDVLGNPKSERLQQFLSGNLK
- a CDS encoding penicillin acylase family protein, whose product is MASPALSHFLPRFGVAAAVASALSLAGCQLQSTQDTLPPVAGVQPIKGLAQNVSVRRNAQGMPLIESNTFHDALFSLGYVHASDRITQMVTLRLLAQGRLAEMSGPQVLDVDRFMRAVNLKKSAGELYNASSPRLKRFFEVYARGVNAYLFRYRDKLPPDLAQTGYKPEYWKPEDSALLFCLLNFSESANLQEELAALVLAQKVGVDKLAWLTPSAPDEPIPLAEAEKLKGVNLGQITGLAGLDTVSQQLSSLNSLAVTTSSNWAIGPQRSRSGKSLLANDLAAQPQAPSPWNYVQIRAPKYQAVGASIAGLPTLLSGFNGKVAWSMSTVKGDTQDLFLEKVKRQGNALYYENNGKWLPAGVRNETFFVKGQRSIREVVYETRHGALLNSSQALTSGLGLALQTADFKDDKSLDAFFDLSRAQTIGKASDATREIRAIALNMVFADATSIGWQVTGRFPNRREGEGLLPSPGWDTRFDWDGYADAMLHPYDQDPAQGWIGTANQRTAPRGYGMQLSNSWDAPERSERLAQLANAGKHDTRSMIAMQYDQTTLFAAKLKTMFQAPGMAQPLKQAIDALPAAEQAKAREALARLMAFDGRLASTSADAALYELFLQESTRQIFLDELGPETSASWKAFVSNANLSYAAQADHLLGREDSPFWDDLRTAQKEDKPAILARSLAAAITAGDSQLGADHKAWQWGKLHSTTWKNTTGQVIRGPLASGGDHNTLNPAPYNWGQSFDTTQVPALRMIVDFSQTEPMMGQGGIGQSGNPASPNYANGIEPSLKAQYLSFPMQPQNFEKVYGKARLTLTPGK
- a CDS encoding succinylglutamate desuccinylase/aspartoacylase family protein, whose amino-acid sequence is MRHQVHELIAPVPGTARQIHSFHFGPPQATGKVYIQSSLHADELPGMLVAWHLKVRLAELAAAGRLVSEIVLVPIANPAGLEQVLMDTPLGRYELESGQNFNRLFVDLSEEVGDQVENLLGDDPQHNAELIRAALNMALAGQTAATQLQSQRLVLQRLACDADMVLDLHCDFEAVAHLYTTPAAWPLVEPLARYIGSEANLLATDSGGQSFDECFTLVWWQLQQRFGERFPIPMGSFSVTVELRGQGDVNHGLASLDCQAIINYLIHFGAITGDPAPLPDLPYPATPLAGVEPVVTPVGGLLVFSALPGEHLEAGQLLAEIIDPITDRVTPVYCQNAGLLYARSLRRMATAGMVIGHVAGTQAYRSGYLLSP
- a CDS encoding SEC-C metal-binding domain-containing protein produces the protein MTQQPHVHGPDCNHDHDHHDHDHGHVHGPNCGHAHQEPVRNALKDVGRNDPCPCGSEKKFKKCHGA
- a CDS encoding ABC transporter permease codes for the protein MFEDLLQTLGLSAFSLKGFGPLLLQGTWMTLKLSVLSLAVSVLLGLLGASAKLSSLPFLRIPAQLYTTLIRGVPDLVLMLLIFYSLQTWLTGLTDFMEWEYIEIDPFSAGVITLGFIYGAYFTETFRGAILAVPRGQLEAATAYGLKRGQRFRYVTFPQMMRFALPGIGNNWMVMLKATALVSIIGLADLVKAAQDAGKSTYQLFYFLVLAALIYLLITSASNFVLRRLERRYSAGAREAVR